From the Ferrigenium kumadai genome, one window contains:
- a CDS encoding sulfurtransferase TusA family protein, translating into MNYDVELDVRRLACPLPILRAKKSLSTMNSGQVLKVVATDKGAPKDFADFCKKTGNELLSSTEENGEFVFLIRRRAV; encoded by the coding sequence ATGAACTACGATGTCGAACTGGATGTGCGCAGGCTGGCGTGTCCGTTGCCCATCCTGCGCGCCAAGAAATCGCTGTCCACGATGAACAGCGGACAGGTGCTGAAAGTGGTGGCAACCGATAAAGGAGCGCCCAAGGACTTCGCCGATTTCTGCAAAAAGACCGGCAATGAGCTGCTCTCCTCGACCGAGGAGAACGGCGAATTCGTATTCCTCATCCGACGCCGCGCAGTCTGA
- a CDS encoding rhodanese-like domain-containing protein, which produces MSSFKNLSVAELEAMLQKGGLRLVDVRTDAEVARGKIPQGESIPLHLIPLRLSELDKNAPTVFYCQMGGRSAQAAAFAAANGFVDVYNLQGGITAWAQAGLPVA; this is translated from the coding sequence ATGAGCAGTTTCAAGAACCTCAGCGTCGCCGAACTGGAAGCGATGTTGCAGAAGGGCGGCTTGCGCCTGGTGGATGTGCGTACCGATGCGGAGGTCGCGCGCGGCAAGATCCCGCAGGGCGAATCCATCCCTCTGCACCTTATCCCGTTGCGCCTGAGCGAGCTGGACAAGAACGCGCCGACCGTATTCTATTGCCAGATGGGCGGGCGTTCGGCGCAGGCCGCGGCATTCGCCGCCGCGAACGGCTTTGTCGACGTGTACAACCTGCAGGGCGGCATCACGGCTTGGGCGCAGGCGGGACTGCCGGTCGCATGA
- a CDS encoding serine/threonine-protein kinase encodes MDKIGKYELAREIGRGATSTVYLATDTFSKQQVAIKLFDMNSLRDPNRAKVYRKLLMTEASLAGKLSHPHIVKILDAVMEGDVNYMVMEYVEGDTLDRYAEVDHLLPISTIAEIVYKCCKALEYAQYQGVIHRDIKPANILLQGETDIKISDFGSAALQDAQTTQVSGVGSPAYMSPEQVQELPLTHQTDIYSLGVVMYKLLSGKLPFDASNNFSMIYHILNIDPPPPSAFRPETPPELDAIVRRAMEKDTAKRYPTWDEFARDLVGFFSHVVPAQNEIFDTEKFDTLRSLAFFKNFSDVELWEVLRISSWRKVPEAEYILRDSEDGRSFFILAQGTVRVLKQGRLLSLLRSGDCFGEMAHLSEHAFKRSTDVIAKNDVVLIEIDPDMLANASTGCRFQFSDAFLRMLVRRLAVANTRISHLLADQIQTEKE; translated from the coding sequence ATGGACAAGATCGGCAAATACGAACTCGCTCGCGAAATCGGCCGGGGTGCGACCAGTACCGTTTATCTGGCCACCGATACCTTCAGCAAGCAGCAGGTCGCCATCAAGCTGTTCGACATGAACAGCTTGCGCGATCCCAATCGCGCCAAGGTCTATCGTAAGCTGCTGATGACCGAGGCCTCGCTGGCGGGCAAGCTGTCCCATCCACACATCGTGAAGATACTCGATGCGGTGATGGAGGGTGACGTCAACTACATGGTGATGGAATATGTGGAGGGCGACACGCTCGACCGGTATGCCGAGGTGGATCACCTGCTGCCCATCAGCACCATCGCGGAGATCGTCTATAAGTGCTGCAAGGCGCTCGAGTACGCGCAATATCAGGGCGTGATCCACCGAGATATCAAGCCGGCCAACATCCTGTTGCAGGGCGAGACCGACATCAAGATCTCCGATTTCGGTTCCGCCGCGCTCCAGGATGCCCAGACCACGCAGGTGTCGGGTGTGGGGTCGCCGGCCTACATGTCGCCGGAGCAGGTGCAGGAACTGCCCCTGACCCATCAGACCGACATCTATTCGCTGGGTGTGGTGATGTACAAGCTGCTGAGCGGCAAGCTGCCGTTCGATGCGAGCAATAACTTCAGCATGATCTACCACATCCTCAACATCGATCCGCCACCACCTAGCGCGTTCCGCCCGGAAACGCCCCCGGAGCTGGATGCCATCGTCCGGCGCGCGATGGAGAAGGATACGGCGAAGCGTTACCCGACCTGGGACGAGTTTGCGCGCGATCTGGTCGGTTTTTTCAGCCATGTCGTGCCGGCACAGAATGAAATCTTCGATACCGAGAAATTCGATACCTTGCGCAGCCTGGCGTTCTTCAAGAATTTCAGCGATGTGGAACTATGGGAAGTGTTGCGCATCAGTAGCTGGCGCAAAGTGCCGGAGGCGGAATACATCCTGCGCGATAGCGAGGATGGGCGCTCTTTTTTCATCCTGGCGCAAGGCACGGTGCGGGTACTCAAGCAGGGCAGGCTGCTCAGCCTGTTGCGTAGCGGCGATTGTTTTGGTGAAATGGCACACCTCTCCGAGCACGCTTTCAAACGAAGTACCGACGTGATCGCCAAAAACGACGTGGTGCTGATCGAAATCGATCCCGATATGCTGGCCAATGCTTCGACCGGTTGCCGTTTCCAGTTCAGCGACGCATTTTTGCGCATGCTGGTCAGGAGGCTGGCGGTGGCGAACACCCGTATCTCGCACTTGCTGGCGGATCAAATTCAAACAGAAAAGGAATAA
- a CDS encoding M48 family metallopeptidase, which produces MKKLPLLLLLCFSPCAVSEGLPDLGDVSQTVLTPLQERQIGQQSMLQIRASKQFLNDAEINDYLNQLGYRLVENSAEPGLGFEFFALDDYNVNAFAMPGGFIGVNSGLLLTVQSESELAAVLSHEIAHVTQHHTARMVAGQQNDSLASMAALAVAILAARSNSQASQAAIASMQARALQKQLDYTRTHEQEADRIGFEILQKSNFNTHAMPEFLDRLQKATRLLEGNTPGYLRTHPITSERVADIENRVQKQPYRLLPDSLNFQLVRTKLIASQKTAADAITYFNDALGTQKYGNPVAQRYGLVGALLRNNEIERATQELATLRKQVRNNPMVETLAGKVKRAAKNDTEALAFYRNAVQNFPQHRALIYDYAELLLQTNQADTAVKLIGEQLTRHPSDTTLYDLQAHGYAILDKRLEQHQAQAYSYAWQGNLYAAIEQLEQAKQAGGSFYQMSTIESDLRELREMVEARPQK; this is translated from the coding sequence ATGAAAAAACTGCCATTGCTGCTGTTGCTATGTTTTTCGCCCTGTGCCGTGAGCGAAGGACTGCCCGATCTGGGCGATGTCTCGCAGACCGTACTCACACCGCTGCAGGAACGCCAGATCGGCCAGCAGAGCATGCTGCAGATACGCGCCAGCAAACAGTTCCTCAACGATGCCGAGATCAACGACTACCTCAACCAGCTCGGATACCGGCTGGTGGAGAACAGCGCCGAGCCCGGTCTGGGCTTCGAATTCTTCGCGCTCGACGATTACAACGTCAATGCGTTCGCCATGCCCGGCGGCTTCATCGGCGTAAACAGCGGCCTGTTGCTGACGGTTCAGAGCGAATCGGAACTCGCCGCGGTACTCAGTCACGAAATCGCCCACGTCACCCAGCACCATACGGCTCGCATGGTGGCAGGCCAGCAAAACGACAGTCTGGCCTCGATGGCCGCGCTCGCCGTCGCCATCCTCGCCGCGCGCAGCAACTCGCAGGCTTCGCAGGCGGCCATCGCCAGTATGCAGGCGCGCGCCCTTCAGAAACAGCTGGATTACACCCGCACTCACGAACAGGAAGCGGACCGCATCGGCTTCGAGATTTTGCAGAAATCGAACTTCAACACCCACGCCATGCCGGAATTCCTCGACCGGCTGCAAAAGGCCACACGCCTTCTGGAGGGCAACACCCCCGGTTACCTGCGTACCCACCCGATCACCAGCGAGCGCGTCGCCGATATCGAGAACCGCGTCCAGAAACAACCGTACCGCCTGCTTCCCGATAGCCTGAACTTCCAGCTGGTACGCACCAAGCTCATTGCCAGCCAGAAGACCGCCGCGGATGCCATCACCTACTTCAACGATGCCTTGGGTACGCAGAAATATGGCAATCCCGTCGCACAACGTTATGGCCTGGTCGGCGCGCTGTTGCGCAACAACGAGATCGAGCGCGCCACTCAGGAACTGGCGACGCTGCGCAAGCAGGTCAGGAATAACCCGATGGTCGAAACCCTCGCCGGAAAGGTGAAGCGCGCAGCGAAGAACGATACCGAAGCACTGGCGTTCTACCGCAACGCGGTACAGAACTTCCCGCAGCATCGTGCACTGATCTATGACTACGCCGAGCTTCTGCTGCAAACCAACCAGGCCGACACCGCCGTCAAGCTGATCGGAGAGCAACTCACCCGCCACCCCAGCGATACAACGCTATACGACCTGCAAGCCCACGGCTACGCCATACTGGACAAGCGCCTGGAACAACACCAGGCACAAGCCTACAGTTATGCCTGGCAAGGCAACCTGTACGCGGCCATCGAACAACTGGAACAGGCAAAACAGGCGGGGGGAAGCTTCTACCAGATGTCCACCATAGAAAGCGATTTGCGGGAGCTGAGGGAAATGGTGGAGGCTCGGCCTCAAAAATAG
- a CDS encoding ABC transporter permease — protein MSTAPLNPLRIPADIWRSRHLLGQLIKRDVLMRYRGAIFGVLWIFLSPLIMLAVFAFIFGHIFQARWPQQDAGIPFWLLLYSGLIAFNVFAETISRAPTSVRGYPSFVKKIIFPVNILPIVPLGAALVHGGFNFLILLAALAWTSHLHASILLFPFLIIPLLLLALGLSWFLAAWGVFIRDMTQIVPVFVQMLLFLSPVFYPVSAVPEILRPLYQYNPLGAVIETSRTAIIGQPIEWSTWGMALGFSMIVSILGYAFFQHSRDEFADAL, from the coding sequence ATGAGCACCGCGCCTTTAAATCCGCTACGCATCCCCGCCGATATCTGGCGCAGCCGCCACCTGCTCGGCCAGCTCATCAAGCGCGATGTGTTGATGCGATACCGGGGTGCGATATTCGGCGTGCTGTGGATATTTCTCAGTCCGCTTATCATGCTGGCAGTCTTCGCCTTCATCTTCGGCCATATCTTCCAGGCGCGCTGGCCGCAACAGGACGCCGGAATCCCTTTCTGGCTGCTGCTCTATAGCGGCCTCATCGCCTTCAACGTGTTTGCCGAAACGATTTCCCGCGCACCGACGTCCGTACGCGGCTATCCCAGCTTCGTAAAGAAGATCATCTTCCCGGTGAATATACTGCCCATCGTGCCGCTCGGTGCCGCGCTGGTGCACGGCGGATTCAACTTTCTGATCCTGCTCGCCGCCCTCGCATGGACCAGCCATCTACATGCCAGCATCCTGCTATTCCCTTTTCTGATCATCCCGCTGCTGCTGCTTGCCTTGGGATTATCGTGGTTCCTGGCGGCCTGGGGGGTGTTCATCAGGGACATGACCCAGATCGTGCCGGTGTTCGTGCAGATGCTGCTGTTCCTGTCTCCTGTTTTCTACCCAGTCAGTGCGGTACCCGAAATATTGCGTCCGCTATACCAATACAACCCGCTGGGGGCCGTAATTGAAACCTCCCGCACCGCAATCATCGGTCAGCCGATTGAATGGAGCACATGGGGAATGGCATTGGGCTTTAGCATGATCGTATCGATTCTGGGTTACGCATTCTTCCAGCACAGCAGGGACGAGTTTGCCGATGCACTCTGA
- a CDS encoding polysaccharide ABC transporter ATP-binding protein: MHSDIAISVRNLTKNYRIFGHPTDRIKQALTLGRMHFHREFTALQDVSFDIQKGETVGIIGRNGSGKSTLLQLICGILKPSCGSVEVNGRISALLELGAGFNPEFTGRENVYFQGALMGISKDEMDERFDEIASFADIGEFIDQPVRTYSSGMFVRLAFAVSIRVDPEILIVDEALSVGDMEFQAKSFQAMRKMQEDGLSIFLVTHSLPLVRNFCQRAIWLDHGKLIKAGPASEICREYASHTQAAPESIRSQIKSAAEMAVFEPNKTTGISIKQVSLDKQSLYVGDNLSISVSLTFFKEVNASEFGVGIIVYHDDGRLCTLFNTIRDNVIPEVPDDCIKLEIPKISFIPGHYLVSVNVCDYAGVFSFDKLDHCAAFEVMEEFNLNGIPRWEGEIACEHRWTK, encoded by the coding sequence ATGCACTCTGACATTGCCATCTCGGTCAGGAACCTGACCAAAAATTACCGCATCTTCGGCCATCCGACCGATCGCATAAAACAGGCGCTTACGCTCGGCCGCATGCATTTCCATCGCGAATTCACCGCGTTACAGGATGTTTCCTTCGATATCCAAAAGGGGGAAACCGTAGGCATCATCGGCCGCAACGGATCGGGAAAGAGCACACTGCTGCAACTGATTTGCGGCATCCTCAAACCCTCATGTGGTTCTGTAGAAGTAAATGGCCGAATCTCAGCACTGCTGGAACTTGGTGCCGGCTTCAACCCTGAGTTCACCGGAAGGGAGAACGTTTATTTTCAGGGTGCGCTGATGGGTATCTCGAAGGATGAGATGGATGAGCGTTTCGACGAGATAGCGTCATTCGCCGATATCGGCGAGTTTATCGATCAACCCGTACGCACCTATTCGAGCGGAATGTTTGTGCGTTTGGCATTCGCCGTTTCGATTCGGGTCGATCCCGAAATCCTGATCGTTGATGAAGCGCTATCAGTCGGGGACATGGAGTTTCAGGCCAAATCGTTCCAGGCCATGCGAAAAATGCAGGAAGATGGCCTTTCGATCTTTCTGGTCACTCACTCGCTGCCATTAGTCAGAAACTTTTGCCAACGTGCCATTTGGCTGGATCATGGCAAATTGATAAAGGCAGGGCCAGCATCAGAGATCTGCCGCGAGTATGCCTCGCACACCCAGGCGGCTCCCGAATCAATTCGGTCTCAAATAAAGAGTGCTGCTGAAATGGCCGTATTTGAACCGAACAAAACAACAGGAATCTCGATAAAACAAGTTTCGCTGGATAAACAATCGCTATATGTTGGCGACAACTTATCCATATCAGTGTCGCTAACGTTTTTCAAAGAAGTGAATGCAAGTGAATTCGGCGTCGGAATCATTGTCTATCACGACGATGGCCGCCTGTGTACTCTGTTCAACACCATACGTGACAATGTAATTCCGGAAGTTCCGGATGATTGCATTAAACTGGAGATTCCAAAAATCTCTTTTATTCCGGGCCATTATCTGGTCTCGGTGAATGTTTGCGACTATGCGGGCGTCTTCTCGTTCGACAAATTGGACCATTGTGCGGCCTTTGAAGTAATGGAGGAATTTAATTTGAACGGGATACCTCGCTGGGAAGGGGAGATTGCGTGTGAGCACCGCTGGACCAAATAA
- a CDS encoding glycosyltransferase family 2 protein, whose protein sequence is MRNESLILEDTLSHMSGFVDAIVAYDDASTDSTLEILRNCPKVAMVVANTNWEPSIDARLEAETRHRGLLLSLLNAHLSADWVFCFDADERYIGNIRDTLHAMKSHKNDGIRIQLFDAYMTADDCLPYSSGRSLLNFRRKFGPEKREILMLWKNSPSVFYHGLDAREPQGVSHAITSFHCQHYGKSISVQQWEETCDYYARHFPPEPYGKKWLSRKGKAIHTQSDFSRPLYDWGDDLFSNAVLI, encoded by the coding sequence GTGCGCAATGAGTCACTGATCCTGGAAGACACCCTGTCACATATGAGCGGGTTTGTTGATGCGATCGTGGCCTATGATGATGCAAGCACGGACAGCACGCTGGAAATTCTTCGCAACTGCCCCAAGGTCGCGATGGTGGTAGCCAATACCAACTGGGAGCCAAGCATAGACGCGCGACTGGAAGCAGAAACCAGACATCGCGGGCTTTTATTGTCCCTCCTGAACGCCCATTTATCTGCTGACTGGGTTTTTTGCTTTGATGCGGACGAGCGGTATATCGGGAATATCCGAGATACCCTGCACGCCATGAAGTCGCACAAAAACGATGGGATACGCATTCAACTGTTCGACGCATACATGACTGCAGACGACTGCCTGCCCTACTCTTCGGGCCGAAGCCTCCTTAATTTCCGGCGAAAATTCGGGCCGGAAAAACGAGAAATTCTGATGTTGTGGAAAAACTCCCCATCCGTTTTTTATCATGGGCTGGATGCACGAGAGCCACAAGGTGTCTCCCACGCGATCACCAGTTTTCATTGCCAACATTATGGAAAATCCATTTCAGTCCAACAATGGGAAGAGACATGTGACTATTACGCCCGCCACTTCCCGCCGGAGCCTTATGGGAAAAAGTGGTTAAGCCGAAAGGGCAAGGCCATACACACACAATCCGACTTTTCGCGGCCGCTTTACGATTGGGGAGATGATCTTTTCTCAAATGCGGTATTAATCTAA
- a CDS encoding glycosyltransferase family 2 protein, with translation MKASVVIPTKNGGPSFAKVLDALLQQETPWEFEILVIDSGSTDDTVENCKQRSVPVLSIPPAEFGHGRTRNLGISKTGGEFIALITQDALPANNQWLFNLVSAVERAPDVAGAFGRHLPYPEARPCLKRDLKLHFDHFLRWPSVIRRSDDEQRYEREEGYRQMMHFFSDNNACLRRSVWVKYPYPDVDFAEDQIWAKTIIDAGFAKAYADNAVVYHSHNYSVIEAGRRAFDESMALNRLFGYKSCPTIAHLLATILYSIAADTQYVASNCHGVDELRQIVTIPFLNFSRMVGRYLGTKWERLPKWMVRTISLDKALQAS, from the coding sequence ATGAAAGCTTCTGTTGTTATTCCCACCAAGAATGGCGGGCCATCGTTTGCCAAAGTATTGGATGCACTGCTCCAACAAGAAACACCCTGGGAATTTGAAATCCTGGTGATCGACTCTGGCTCAACTGATGACACAGTGGAAAATTGCAAACAGCGAAGTGTCCCGGTACTGTCTATTCCTCCTGCCGAATTCGGCCATGGCAGAACGAGAAATCTGGGTATCTCAAAAACCGGCGGGGAATTCATCGCCCTGATCACTCAGGACGCGCTTCCGGCGAACAATCAATGGCTATTCAATCTGGTAAGTGCAGTTGAACGAGCTCCCGATGTAGCCGGTGCATTTGGGCGCCATCTGCCCTACCCTGAAGCGCGCCCCTGCCTAAAAAGGGATCTGAAGCTGCACTTCGATCATTTTTTGCGCTGGCCATCCGTTATCAGAAGGTCTGATGATGAGCAACGATATGAGCGAGAAGAAGGCTACCGGCAGATGATGCATTTTTTTTCCGACAACAATGCTTGCTTGCGTCGTAGTGTGTGGGTCAAGTATCCATATCCCGACGTCGATTTTGCTGAAGATCAAATTTGGGCCAAAACCATCATAGATGCAGGTTTCGCCAAAGCATATGCCGACAATGCTGTGGTCTACCATTCTCACAACTATTCAGTAATTGAGGCTGGGCGTAGAGCCTTTGATGAATCGATGGCTTTGAATCGACTCTTCGGATATAAATCCTGCCCCACGATTGCCCATCTATTGGCCACCATACTTTACTCCATCGCTGCAGACACTCAGTACGTGGCGAGCAATTGCCACGGCGTCGACGAATTGCGCCAGATAGTGACAATCCCATTCCTCAATTTTTCACGCATGGTCGGACGTTATCTCGGCACAAAATGGGAAAGGCTCCCGAAATGGATGGTACGCACCATTTCTCTAGATAAGGCGCTTCAGGCCAGTTAA
- a CDS encoding glycosyltransferase family 4 protein, producing MLIRKIRLLNLLRIKLGAWGMVKFLWFEYIYGGRLLIRLEPRSKAADIVKTYDFINNRSIGETMDPDNMDAQTINWVIPDFRVGSGGHLNIFRLISHLEKRGFRCRVIIVGYTLFCTGEEARDVIRKHFFPIEAEVSIGECSLKPAKFTVATSWITAYTVRNFMATQHRCYFVQDYEPYFYAHGSDYYFAEATYRMGLLGITAGDWLATKLADKYGMKTVSMGFSFDHHLYYPRKRLAPHQKRVFFYARSVTPRRGFELGILALHRVAERHPDIEFVLAGWDSSSYQIPFKHIDAGNVSVNDLPDLYSQCDVALVLSLTNLSLLPLELMACGCPVVSNKGENVEWLLNENNALLADPNPESLCDAIIDLLVNENKRKQLIENASRFARATSWESESEKVVSFFQEMESITA from the coding sequence GTGTTGATTAGAAAAATTCGTTTATTAAACTTGCTACGAATCAAGCTCGGCGCATGGGGCATGGTTAAATTCCTGTGGTTTGAGTACATATATGGAGGTCGACTACTCATCAGGCTCGAGCCTAGAAGCAAAGCCGCGGATATTGTTAAAACCTACGACTTCATAAACAATCGCTCAATTGGCGAAACAATGGATCCGGATAATATGGATGCCCAGACAATCAACTGGGTGATCCCTGACTTTAGAGTCGGGTCCGGCGGGCACCTGAATATTTTCAGGCTCATTTCTCATTTAGAGAAAAGAGGTTTTCGTTGCCGTGTAATCATCGTCGGTTACACGCTCTTTTGCACCGGCGAGGAAGCGCGAGATGTCATCAGAAAACATTTTTTTCCAATAGAGGCGGAAGTAAGCATCGGGGAATGCAGCCTGAAACCAGCGAAGTTCACAGTGGCTACCAGTTGGATTACTGCGTACACCGTTCGAAATTTTATGGCGACGCAACACCGTTGTTATTTTGTGCAAGATTACGAGCCCTATTTTTATGCACATGGCAGCGATTATTATTTCGCAGAAGCGACTTATCGCATGGGCTTACTCGGAATTACTGCCGGAGATTGGTTGGCGACCAAGTTGGCTGATAAATACGGGATGAAAACCGTCTCGATGGGATTTTCATTCGATCACCATTTGTATTATCCACGCAAGCGGCTAGCCCCCCATCAGAAACGAGTATTTTTTTATGCCCGTTCAGTTACACCACGACGTGGCTTTGAACTTGGCATATTGGCTTTACACAGAGTCGCAGAGCGCCACCCCGATATTGAGTTCGTGTTAGCAGGATGGGACTCTTCATCCTATCAAATACCGTTTAAGCACATTGATGCAGGGAATGTCTCGGTGAATGACCTTCCGGACCTGTACAGCCAATGTGATGTTGCCTTAGTGCTGTCGTTGACAAATCTTTCGCTTCTTCCCTTGGAGTTAATGGCATGTGGGTGTCCCGTCGTAAGCAACAAAGGGGAGAACGTCGAATGGCTTTTGAATGAAAACAACGCCCTGCTGGCCGACCCGAACCCGGAATCCTTATGCGACGCGATCATCGATCTTCTCGTCAATGAAAACAAACGAAAACAGTTGATTGAGAACGCCTCCAGGTTTGCCAGGGCAACAAGCTGGGAATCAGAATCCGAGAAAGTTGTATCGTTCTTTCAAGAAATGGAATCCATCACAGCCTGA
- a CDS encoding NAD-dependent epimerase/dehydratase family protein: protein MNCCVIGGAGFIGLHLVEALVAAGHNVNLFDRPRLVLPQHIAQHEAVNRFEGDFLNLDDLAPAIKGCEIVFHLVSTTLPRSSNENPVYDIETNVIGTLQLLDAARKNGIRKVIFISSGGTVYGIPQELPIPESHPTDPVCSYGISKLTIEKYMSLYKHLYDLDYCVLRLSNPFGERQRVSAAQGAVAVFLHKALRNELIEIWGDGSVVRDYFYISDAVSALVKAMTYDGNNRVLNIGSGAGLSLNEILTAIERLLGRSVNRSYLPPRPFDVPRNVLDISLATQSLDWRPQVPFTEGLARMARWMNEHKH, encoded by the coding sequence ATGAACTGTTGTGTTATCGGCGGGGCGGGCTTCATCGGCCTGCATCTAGTAGAAGCGTTGGTTGCAGCTGGACATAATGTAAATTTGTTTGATCGCCCAAGATTGGTTCTGCCTCAGCACATTGCTCAACATGAGGCAGTTAATCGCTTTGAGGGGGACTTTCTCAATCTTGATGACCTTGCTCCGGCAATAAAGGGCTGTGAAATAGTATTTCACCTGGTTTCAACAACCCTGCCCCGTTCCTCAAACGAAAACCCTGTTTACGATATCGAGACCAATGTCATCGGCACATTGCAGTTGCTCGACGCCGCACGAAAGAATGGGATCAGAAAGGTGATTTTTATATCATCCGGCGGTACTGTCTATGGCATTCCACAAGAACTCCCGATTCCGGAATCCCATCCGACAGACCCCGTCTGCTCCTATGGCATCAGCAAGCTGACCATCGAGAAATACATGTCCCTGTACAAGCACTTGTACGACCTCGATTACTGCGTGCTACGTCTTTCCAATCCTTTCGGCGAACGACAACGCGTTTCGGCCGCGCAAGGGGCGGTTGCAGTGTTCCTGCACAAAGCACTACGCAACGAGCTGATCGAAATCTGGGGGGACGGCTCAGTGGTGCGTGATTATTTCTACATAAGTGATGCCGTTTCCGCCCTTGTAAAAGCCATGACCTATGACGGCAACAACCGAGTTTTAAACATTGGAAGCGGGGCGGGACTAAGTTTGAACGAAATTCTGACTGCTATTGAACGGTTATTGGGGCGCTCCGTAAATAGGTCATACCTTCCGCCACGCCCCTTTGACGTACCAAGAAACGTCCTGGACATCTCTCTGGCAACTCAGTCGCTCGACTGGCGCCCTCAAGTACCTTTTACCGAAGGGCTTGCCCGAATGGCACGATGGATGAATGAGCATAAACACTAA
- a CDS encoding glycosyltransferase family 2 protein codes for MPSIHQVPDKSGTLKSSSVCAVVVAYFPDQGFDQRLHMVLPQVGKVVVVDNTPEEDRILGLKEFYGNDARISVIENPANVGIAAALNQGLAFALEYGYEWIITLDQDTKCYPNMVQTLLQVYEACGAKPAVIGGNYYDLRKGRLRLPAGEGLFLEQKAVITAGSLINTSLARAIGGFREDYFIDQVDHEFCLRARANGYRVFISRIPVMEHGIGGADSPLIPLLGIVLPDHSPLRKYYIVRNTLVGVMDYWRHEPLWCLHRLARLLFELASIVVLQKDRFSKLHAFAAGVMDGMLGRMGPCRREWLCRQPCAKNESPSIH; via the coding sequence ATGCCTTCCATACATCAGGTTCCAGATAAGAGTGGTACGTTGAAATCCTCATCCGTTTGCGCGGTAGTGGTGGCATATTTCCCGGATCAGGGTTTTGATCAGCGGCTTCATATGGTGCTTCCTCAGGTGGGGAAGGTGGTGGTCGTAGATAACACGCCTGAGGAGGACCGCATTCTTGGACTTAAAGAGTTTTATGGGAATGATGCACGAATATCCGTGATTGAGAATCCAGCCAATGTGGGTATTGCGGCTGCGCTAAACCAGGGGTTGGCATTCGCACTCGAATATGGCTACGAGTGGATCATCACGCTCGATCAGGATACGAAATGCTACCCCAACATGGTGCAGACGCTTCTCCAGGTATATGAGGCTTGTGGGGCAAAGCCTGCAGTGATTGGAGGGAATTATTATGATTTACGAAAGGGGCGGTTGCGGCTTCCCGCGGGGGAGGGGCTGTTCCTTGAGCAGAAGGCAGTTATTACCGCTGGTAGCCTGATCAACACAAGTCTGGCTCGTGCAATTGGCGGCTTTCGCGAGGATTATTTTATTGATCAAGTGGATCACGAGTTCTGCCTTCGGGCGCGAGCTAATGGATACCGCGTGTTCATTAGCCGAATTCCGGTGATGGAACATGGTATAGGTGGCGCGGATTCCCCTCTGATACCGCTGCTCGGTATTGTTCTTCCTGATCATTCTCCATTGCGCAAGTATTACATCGTACGCAACACGCTTGTTGGTGTAATGGATTACTGGAGGCACGAACCCCTATGGTGTTTGCACCGATTGGCGCGTCTGCTGTTTGAGCTGGCGTCGATAGTTGTATTGCAGAAAGACCGATTCTCCAAGCTCCATGCATTCGCGGCGGGTGTGATGGACGGTATGCTTGGGCGCATGGGGCCTTGCCGAAGGGAATGGCTCTGTCGACAGCCTTGTGCAAAGAATGAATCCCCCTCGATTCACTAG